The candidate division KSB1 bacterium DNA segment AACGACTGTCGAATAAGTTTCACACCATAATCGCTATCCAATTTTTTATCTGCACCTAACGCAACGATATAATAGGGATAGTAGCGATATTGAAAGGTACCTACGTTTATATCGAGTCCAGCGAACGAGCTTTTATAACTGATATCGCGCAAGATGCGAATTGGCCCGCGTTTATAATTTAATTGAGTGACAGTTAAATTCTCTTCTGTCATGTTATAGCTGAGGAACGATAGGTATTTGCCATTCACTCGCGCTTTCTGTCGATCCAGAATATCTGGCCCATAGGCACCAGTCGAATCAGCGATTCGCCAAACATCTGGAATGCCAAGCGAGTTATGGCCTTCGAGGTAGGCTTTGGCTTTAATGGTATCTGCAACCCCGGTCGTCGGCGCGATATATTTGATGTAATAAATCGGCAGATTTGGGTCATGTGCCAACGTGCTGGAGCGATAGACATAAACATATTTTTTTGTAGCGGGGTCATCTGGATTATTGATCTCAAACTCGTAGCGAATATATTGCCGCGAGTCTTCATCATCAATCCAACTGGTGGCTGGGGCTCTATCTCCCGCTTCTCCCGCCAGAAACAGAAATTCATCCACAGTATCGACCAATGCATTATAGTTGGTCCCAAAATAGCCAGCATTCCCATCCAGCTCATCAATTTGGACGGTGAGCTCGCGCCATGAATTATCCAATTCGTGATAAGAGAAAACGAAAATATGGCTGATCGGCGCTGGGATGAACCTGGGGATCGAGTTGCCCGTGAACAGCATCACCTCATGTTTGCGGGACTCACTCCAATCGCCCCCAAAAACTTTTTGGCTGAGCCAACCGATCAGCAGAACAATTAATAAGCAGCTTCTTTTCTTCATAGCCAGTTTTACTCGAAAAGATTAGAGGATTTTTCTCCCAGGCAAACCTGGTCGCCTTTGCAAAGTAGGGCAAAATTATTGTCTCAAAATTCTGATAACCATTGTCGCGGGGCTTAATTTCATGGCCATCGAAAGGCCATTAGTATTCTTATCGTCGAACTAACTCAAATAATGCACTAAACAATCAATGAACCGGATCATTTCAATCGATCAATTCAGCGGTTTGATCCATCCGATTCATCAAGAAAGCTATTTCTATGGCCAACCAATCCATGTCCTCATTGAGCTATTTGATCAGCAGCATTTTATGGGTTTGGATAAAATTATCTGCTTTGAGGCGATAGAAATAGGTCCCTGGGGCGACCATCCTACCATTATCATCAGTGCCATCCCAACGAACAGCATAATACCCAGGCTTTTGTTCCTCATGAATCAGGGTTTTCACCTCATGGCCCAAGAGATCAAAGATTTTGAGCTCCACCATTACAGCGGATTGATCCACCACTGGGATTTCATAGCGGATGGTGGTCTCTGGATTAAACGGATTGGGATAATTTTGATGAAGTGCAAAAGTTTTCGGAGCACCAAGATCTATTCGGACTTCATGAGAGTACTCGAACTTGCCGTCAAAGTCGATTTGTTTGAGCCGATAATAGTACGTTCCTACCGTTCCAGGGCGATCCTCATAGAAATATAATTGCGGCGTGGTGGTCGTTCCATGTCCATGCACCACGGCAATAGCTTTCCAGAGCGTATCTATAACAGTTTTCCGCTGGACTTCAAAACCGTAATTATTCGATTCGGTCTGGGTCTGCCATTCTAAGCGGATCATTCCATGGGTCTCCAACGCTCGGAAATAAACCAGCTCAACAGGAACATACTGGTTAGCCTGAAATTGGAGTTTGAATGGACTGGCAAAATTGTTAGCCAATGCACTCCCCAGGCTAATGGGTTGATTCGGCCCCAAAAAATAGATGCGATAACCGACGCTGATATTTCCAGAGATATCTTTACCTTCTATCTTGATCCCGGTATCACCCCAGGACATCTGATCCCCAGTATCGTCGCTATTGGTCTTCTTTTCATCATAGTAATACAGCGTCCGTTTATTGCCGATCGGTTCAATTCGGAAGACCAAACTGTAAGTTCCCTGATTTCCAGTCACCATCCACCAATTCACTGCCGGGGCATCGTCAATCTTGTTATTGATGTTCTCAGTACCGCCGCTCCCATCGATGATTTTCCCTGCAAGATTATAGGGATTATAAAATTTCATCCCATTGGCATTCGGATTGAGATCAAATGATTGCCGGATCATATCGACATGATCACTCGGTTTGATCGATCCCGATATTCCGCCCGATTCGATGCTAAATGGGTAGTACAGAAAAGGAAAATTCAGATCTTTTGGTGAGATAAGGCCAGGGAACAGATCGATATGCCAGAAAACCTCTCGAATCACCCGCACTGGCCCGAGCTTGATTCTGACTGTATCGAACGATGTTTCACTGATGGTTTCATCGACGTAGATAAGAATCCCATAATTTAGCGTAATCCGAATTTTCTGCCGATCCAAGATATCGACTCCTGTGCCATGGAGCATTTTCCAATCGGTCGGAATGCCACCTTGGGTATGATTTTCTACATAACTTTTTGCGAGGACGCTATCGGCTCCGGGTTGGCTCGAAGTAGCAGGGCGGTACATCATGTAAGAAACGGAAGAAAGAGGAAGCCTATTTGGGGACCGAAACACATAGACATAACCAGTCTGTTTTGTCACGGTGTCCACGATTGCTATTTCGAGCCTCTCATATTGTTTAGAGTCAGCGTCATCGATCCAATAGCTGGCATCTGGGGCTTGCTCGCCAACATCCTTAGCCATGAAAACGAGCTCGTCATTTCCGTCAAAAACACCATTTGGATTGGGTAGCCAGTAATTGGTTGTATTATCCTTCTCATCAATCTGAAAAGGAATCGGACACCAATCGCGTTCTCTGTTATCAAATCTATAGACATAAACCTCATTGACTGGAACACCTGTCAAACCAAGGATAAGATTGCCTGAAACCACCACAGGGTCCAAATCCCGAGCATTATTCCAATAGCCAGCAATCTGTGCCGCGCTGGAAATAACCATCATAATCAGCCACGCGCCCCAGATGATCATAAACATTAAGACTTTTTTCGCCATAGCGCATCTCCCAAAGCTGCAAGTTGGAAACTGAAAACTAAGTCCCCCCATTTTATGAAGCTATAAAAGCGAGTCTACTTTTCCAAAAGCGCAATTAAAATTAAACCATTTTTGTTAAAATAGCAACATAATTTTTCCGTCCTGATATTTTTTTATTGTCATACTTTCATCGACCAAGTTGCTCCCCAGAGGAACCTGCATGAAATCATAATTGCTAAATATTTTGCCTCGGACTATGGAAATACTGACCAGCATGAAGCGCGCTCACATTGATTTGTTTGTTATGAAGCACCAGCATGGATATCAAATTGGCCTGTTCTTT contains these protein-coding regions:
- a CDS encoding T9SS type A sorting domain-containing protein — encoded protein: MAKKVLMFMIIWGAWLIMMVISSAAQIAGYWNNARDLDPVVVSGNLILGLTGVPVNEVYVYRFDNRERDWCPIPFQIDEKDNTTNYWLPNPNGVFDGNDELVFMAKDVGEQAPDASYWIDDADSKQYERLEIAIVDTVTKQTGYVYVFRSPNRLPLSSVSYMMYRPATSSQPGADSVLAKSYVENHTQGGIPTDWKMLHGTGVDILDRQKIRITLNYGILIYVDETISETSFDTVRIKLGPVRVIREVFWHIDLFPGLISPKDLNFPFLYYPFSIESGGISGSIKPSDHVDMIRQSFDLNPNANGMKFYNPYNLAGKIIDGSGGTENINNKIDDAPAVNWWMVTGNQGTYSLVFRIEPIGNKRTLYYYDEKKTNSDDTGDQMSWGDTGIKIEGKDISGNISVGYRIYFLGPNQPISLGSALANNFASPFKLQFQANQYVPVELVYFRALETHGMIRLEWQTQTESNNYGFEVQRKTVIDTLWKAIAVVHGHGTTTTPQLYFYEDRPGTVGTYYYRLKQIDFDGKFEYSHEVRIDLGAPKTFALHQNYPNPFNPETTIRYEIPVVDQSAVMVELKIFDLLGHEVKTLIHEEQKPGYYAVRWDGTDDNGRMVAPGTYFYRLKADNFIQTHKMLLIK